The Syngnathus scovelli strain Florida chromosome 17, RoL_Ssco_1.2, whole genome shotgun sequence sequence CAGTGAAAGTCACAAACATTTTACCCTTCTTTAGCATTTCTGAGATTGAACGAGCCATTTCCAACAGAACACCGGTGCCAACTGTCGATGCGGCAAAACCTGGACCCCAAGCATCCCTCTGGGCACCGATAACCACATAGCGGTCTATAATCAAAACGCGGGCAAGTCGTTTATGATACTCAATGGGAACATATTAGTTATATTCAGTATCTCGCTTGGTGAAGAGAAATCTCGTAAGCACCTGCATCCACAAAGCCTTCGATGACACCAAAGACATTGTTGATCTTTTTCTCAGTAACAACGTTGTTCACCTCCACAGTAATGACATCGCTCTCGCTTCCAAGTTTGTAGAAAACGGCCCACTCCTCTGGTGCATTCTGACCCTCTAAATGTCTGTGAGAGAAGATGAAATAGATTTGAAGACAATACATACAATTGCTTGACAAGTGGCTGTTACATTTCAATATTTGTGTACAGGAAAAGGTTTGGACTATCACACAGTAATCATTACCCAAGCGGGTGAACTTTACTAATATTTAACTGTtttccaaaaagtttttttaagcCTTACTCAAGAATGCTGGTGGCTGTGCGTGCTGTGATGGTTTGAGCCAAGATACTTGGCAGACCTGACGACTCAGCGGGTGGAAACTGGGTGTGGTTAAACGAAGGGAAGCCGGGGGTATAGGGATCACCTGAACCCAAATGGACCTTAGAGAACAAACAAGGTGAGGCAGATCAGCAGTGCATTGCACAAACAAGCGCATGATAATCTCTGGTGTCCAAAGAAAATCTCACATGTCCAAAAAGATGAGTGGTGGCTTCAGAAGGATAATCGGCAGGGTCTCGATAAATCAGTACAGCAGAGGCGTTCATCTTGGCAGCATTGGCTACCTGGAAACACAACACATTGATTGGCAATTATAAAACATAATTTAGTTTAGGCAGAGGGCACCAACCCACCTTTTCCGCAAAGCTGATCTTCCCAGCTCGGACCAACATAACTCTGCCGCTCATGTTGATGTTTCGGACTCGAAGCAATCGAAAGTCACTTTCCTGTCCATAGGAGGCGTACAGGACACTTCCCTgcgtgagacaaaaaaaaaaagagaaaattctCCTACTATCACATCCAATTGTTGCTTTGCATTACAGACATTATCTTtcaattaaaaatgatttaaaaaaaaaaaaagacaaatcccGAGTAGGTACCTTTACAGTTCCATTAGCGCTATAGGACAGAAATCCTTCAGGGCGCTCTTCTTTGCCATTCTTGAAAATAACTTTGTTGGAGCCAAAACGCGGGCGATCCTGAACTTTAATAAAGTGCTCGTCCGTCCAGGTTTTCATGCCGTACTCTTGAAACTTCTTGATAACCTTGTCAGCCAAAGCTTCATCACCTGAGGAACCAGCCCGATGGTTGTCACTTGACACCTCActaggaaaaagaaaaatgtgtgcGTATTTCGGATACGGAATTTTCTTACGATGGAAACGGTCTCATGTGGTTGAAATTCACCTGAAGGCAACCTGGAAGTTGGATGTACTCAATTTCTGGGCAAATGCATTCTTGACATCACTCCAGGCCATGATGGGAGCGGCCCCCGTCTCGTGCACGACGGGCACTTCAGACATTTCTACGCGGGCTTCGCAGCTGACGGGCAAATCGTTTTTGCGATGGACCATGTAGCCAATCAAGTACCCTGAAAGTAGCAGTAGTTCATCTCAGCATTTGCAAATAAATAGATTCTGTTTTTCGTTCATGTTTTACAAAACAGCCCAATTCCATTGGAATTCAATTTCCGTCGGAAGAACCAAGTCACAAATCGCGGCTTACCGATGATGAAGATGAGCAGGATGCTTGCTAGCATGAAGCAAAGGTTCTTAGGAGTGCGTCCAAATTTTGAAGTCATGTAGGACTTGTGATTGGAGTTATGATTGAGGTGGGCCCCCACTCCGTTTTCACCGACTTCTTCATCCATGTCAGATGAAAGCTTCATCTCCACGTGACTGTTGTCACCTTCCATGTTCTGGGTCAAGTTGAAACGTGTATACG is a genomic window containing:
- the LOC125984592 gene encoding transferrin receptor protein 1 encodes the protein MDQARSTITKIFNGEPHSYTRFNLTQNMEGDNSHVEMKLSSDMDEEVGENGVGAHLNHNSNHKSYMTSKFGRTPKNLCFMLASILLIFIIGYLIGYMVHRKNDLPVSCEARVEMSEVPVVHETGAAPIMAWSDVKNAFAQKLSTSNFQVAFSEVSSDNHRAGSSGDEALADKVIKKFQEYGMKTWTDEHFIKVQDRPRFGSNKVIFKNGKEERPEGFLSYSANGTVKGSVLYASYGQESDFRLLRVRNINMSGRVMLVRAGKISFAEKVANAAKMNASAVLIYRDPADYPSEATTHLFGHVHLGSGDPYTPGFPSFNHTQFPPAESSGLPSILAQTITARTATSILEHLEGQNAPEEWAVFYKLGSESDVITVEVNNVVTEKKINNVFGVIEGFVDADRYVVIGAQRDAWGPGFAASTVGTGVLLEMARSISEMLKKDGFKPRRSIVFASWSAGEYGSVGATEWLEGYLSSLSTKAFSYINLDGIVAGHSGFKVSASPMMHSLIERTLKEVSLQNKAVSLFSQFGKGNWESNMLEPLKLDDAAYPFIAFTGIPSLSFRFTSAFLDYPYFGTLMDTQERLIAVTSNQHLQLAEAATKFAGHIVLRLIHDHLLQMDLLKYDKIIRTHVAQINRKVNTVQRMQPNLVPTSVQWLMSASGSYSRASRNLMKDIQNSDLSNIEMCRIYNDRIMSVERNFLSAYVSAKENPFRHILLGSGPHTLKGLSNHLDALRTQSPEADVDQFRNQFALATWTIQGCATALTGDMWSLNNEI